In Crinalium epipsammum PCC 9333, the following are encoded in one genomic region:
- the rpsJ gene encoding 30S ribosomal protein S10: MATIQQQKIRIRLKAFDRRLLDTSCEKIVDTANRTQATAIGPIPLPTKRKIYCLLRSPHVDKDAREHFETRTHRRIIDIHQPSSKTIDALMKLDLPAGVDIEVKL; the protein is encoded by the coding sequence ATGGCAACTATTCAACAGCAAAAAATTCGGATTCGTCTTAAAGCATTTGATCGTCGTTTGCTAGACACTTCTTGTGAAAAAATTGTAGATACTGCGAACCGAACACAAGCTACAGCTATTGGTCCTATTCCTTTACCGACTAAACGGAAAATCTACTGTCTTTTACGCTCTCCTCACGTTGATAAAGATGCGCGGGAACATTTTGAAACCCGTACCCATCGCCGCATCATTGATATCCATCAGCCTTCTTCTAAAACCATTGATGCTTTGATGAAACTCGATTTGCCTGCGGGTGTGGATATCGAAGTGAAGCTTTAA
- a CDS encoding LON peptidase substrate-binding domain-containing protein → MASSSSIAVRELPLFPLPELVLFPGRPLPLHIFEFRYRIMMNTILESDRRFGVLMWDPVEGQPASIGCCAEIIHFQRLPDDRMKVLTLGQQRFRVLEYVREKPYRVGLVEWIEDDPTDQDLRPLAGEVEQLLTDVVRLSAKLTDQSIELPEDIPSLPLELSYWVASNLYGVASEQQALLQMQDTSGRLEREAEILTSTRNHLAARTVLKDALQ, encoded by the coding sequence ATGGCATCGTCTTCCTCAATTGCAGTTCGAGAACTTCCTCTATTTCCGCTGCCGGAATTAGTTCTGTTTCCAGGGCGACCCCTGCCCTTACATATTTTTGAGTTTCGTTACCGGATCATGATGAACACGATTCTGGAGAGCGATCGCCGTTTTGGGGTATTAATGTGGGACCCTGTTGAAGGTCAACCCGCTAGTATTGGTTGCTGCGCTGAAATTATCCACTTCCAGCGTTTGCCAGACGATCGCATGAAAGTTTTGACTTTAGGACAACAACGATTTCGTGTCTTAGAGTATGTCCGTGAAAAACCTTATCGTGTTGGGCTAGTAGAGTGGATTGAAGATGATCCTACAGATCAAGACCTCAGACCCTTAGCTGGCGAAGTGGAACAGCTACTAACTGATGTCGTGCGTTTGTCAGCTAAACTAACTGACCAAAGTATTGAATTACCCGAAGATATTCCTAGTCTCCCTTTGGAATTATCCTATTGGGTAGCAAGCAATTTGTATGGGGTAGCATCAGAGCAGCAAGCATTATTGCAAATGCAAGATACATCAGGTCGGTTGGAGCGAGAAGCCGAAATTTTAACGTCAACTCGCAATCATTTGGCGGCTCGTACTGTACTTAAAGATGCTTTGCAATAA
- the pheA gene encoding prephenate dehydratase — protein MTVSIAHLGPTGTYAEAAAIAYASWLTEETGQETILCPYPSIAQTIKATAQGKANIAVVPVENSIEGTVAITLDTVWQLEILQIQQAIVLPISHALISLAPNLNTIKTVYSHPQALAQCQGWLEEFIPGVKPLAVNSTTEALQNLNQDIYAGAIASTRAAEIYHLPVLAHPINDYPDNCTRFWVLSLQPSTSGTHTSLAFSVPANVPGALLQPLQMFASRGINLSRIESRPTKRSLGDYLFFIDLEGDASQTFVQSAIAELAAYAETLKIFGSYKIFTKLP, from the coding sequence ATGACAGTATCTATTGCACACTTGGGTCCTACTGGAACCTACGCTGAAGCGGCAGCGATCGCTTATGCTAGTTGGCTGACTGAGGAAACAGGGCAAGAAACAATATTATGTCCCTATCCCAGTATTGCCCAAACTATTAAAGCAACGGCGCAAGGAAAAGCAAACATAGCTGTTGTTCCCGTCGAGAATTCGATTGAAGGCACTGTGGCGATCACTTTGGATACTGTCTGGCAGCTTGAGATATTGCAAATTCAACAAGCTATCGTATTGCCAATTTCCCATGCGCTAATATCACTTGCCCCTAATTTAAATACCATTAAAACTGTTTATTCTCACCCGCAAGCTCTCGCCCAATGTCAAGGTTGGCTGGAGGAGTTTATACCAGGGGTAAAGCCACTTGCGGTAAACTCAACAACAGAAGCACTACAGAATCTTAATCAAGATATTTATGCAGGTGCGATCGCATCGACACGAGCAGCAGAAATTTATCACCTTCCAGTATTAGCTCACCCGATCAATGATTATCCAGATAATTGCACTCGCTTCTGGGTATTAAGCCTGCAACCTTCAACAAGTGGAACTCATACTTCTTTAGCTTTCAGTGTGCCAGCTAACGTCCCAGGTGCATTACTACAACCGCTACAGATGTTTGCTAGTCGGGGGATTAATCTGAGTCGGATTGAATCTCGTCCTACCAAGCGATCGCTTGGAGATTATCTGTTCTTTATTGACTTAGAAGGCGATGCCAGTCAAACATTTGTACAATCGGCAATAGCCGAATTAGCCGCTTACGCAGAAACACTCAAAATTTTTGGCAGCTACAAAATTTTTACAAAATTACCCTGA
- a CDS encoding DUF1997 domain-containing protein: MHTQFVASQTVDMVVPEQPIAIQHYLRQPQRLVRALADSSRIEQLSEEYFRLKMRPLSFMTLSIQPTVDMKVWAASDGTVRLQSVACEIRGIEYINDRFSLNLIGKLAPYQHNDKTFLKGIANLEVQVELPPPFWLTPKPLLEATGNGLLKSVLLTVKQRLMHQLLSDYCQWANSSTNADLLSSISALAPNN; encoded by the coding sequence ATGCACACCCAATTTGTTGCTTCTCAAACTGTTGATATGGTTGTTCCAGAGCAGCCAATTGCGATACAGCATTATTTACGGCAACCCCAAAGGCTTGTGCGTGCGCTTGCCGATTCCAGCCGCATAGAACAGCTTAGTGAAGAGTATTTTCGATTGAAAATGCGTCCTTTAAGCTTTATGACTCTCAGTATTCAGCCCACAGTAGATATGAAAGTTTGGGCTGCATCTGATGGCACTGTGCGTCTTCAGTCAGTGGCTTGTGAAATTCGGGGTATTGAATATATTAACGATCGCTTTTCACTAAACTTAATCGGTAAGTTAGCTCCTTACCAGCACAATGACAAAACATTTCTTAAGGGCATTGCTAACTTGGAAGTGCAGGTAGAATTGCCACCACCGTTTTGGCTGACTCCTAAGCCACTGCTAGAAGCTACAGGTAACGGTTTACTTAAAAGTGTGCTATTAACCGTTAAACAAAGATTAATGCACCAGCTTTTGTCGGATTATTGCCAGTGGGCTAACAGTAGCACAAACGCAGATTTATTAAGCTCAATCTCAGCCCTAGCACCTAACAATTAA
- a CDS encoding ribonuclease HII produces the protein MPMPKNQENIGILPRRPKWQFQLSDLPELSYNQQLVAGVDEVGRGALFGSVVAAAVILPLSAFEPLAKSGVRDSKKLSATRRLKLAEQIKSLAIDCQIGFADVSEIDSFNILQASLLAMKRAVTQLKVQPDLCLVDGKQPLPELSIPQLNLIKGDERSLLIASASIVAKVWRDQLITQLATEYPMYDLLKNKGYGTANHLLALQQYGSSPLHRMSFAPCQQAAEVHLKTVNC, from the coding sequence ATGCCGATGCCAAAAAATCAAGAAAACATCGGCATCCTCCCACGCAGACCTAAATGGCAATTTCAACTTTCTGATCTTCCAGAGTTATCTTACAATCAACAATTGGTTGCAGGTGTAGATGAAGTAGGGCGGGGGGCTTTATTTGGTTCTGTGGTAGCCGCAGCAGTGATTTTACCTTTGTCTGCGTTTGAACCACTAGCTAAATCTGGTGTGAGAGATAGTAAAAAATTATCTGCGACTCGTCGGCTAAAACTGGCTGAACAAATTAAAAGTCTAGCAATTGACTGTCAAATCGGCTTTGCTGATGTTAGTGAAATTGACTCTTTCAATATTTTGCAAGCTTCCTTATTGGCGATGAAACGCGCTGTCACTCAGCTTAAAGTCCAGCCGGATTTATGTTTAGTTGATGGAAAGCAACCATTGCCAGAACTATCTATACCACAACTGAATTTAATTAAGGGAGACGAGCGATCGCTCTTAATTGCCTCTGCCAGTATTGTTGCTAAAGTATGGCGCGATCAACTCATAACTCAGTTAGCTACAGAATATCCGATGTATGACTTGCTAAAAAATAAGGGTTATGGTACTGCTAATCACTTACTAGCTCTGCAACAATATGGTTCCTCACCTTTACATCGGATGTCCTTTGCTCCTTGTCAACAAGCTGCTGAGGTTCACCTAAAAACTGTTAATTGTTAG
- a CDS encoding Rne/Rng family ribonuclease yields the protein MPKQIIIAEQHRIAAVFSEDQIQELVVATGNHQVGDIYLGSVENVLPGIDAAFVNIGDSARNGFIHVTDLGPLRLKRSAGGITELLTPQQKVLVQVMKEPTGNKGPRLTGNVTLPGRYVVLMPYGRGVNLSRRIKSEPERNRLRALAVLIKPAGMGLLIRTEAEGKAEEAIIEDLETLQKQWELVQQEANSTRAPALLNRDDDFIQRVLRDMYSADVNRIVVDSNTGVKRVKQHILSWSGGKAPEGVLIDHHRERLPVLDYFRVNAAIREALKPRVDLPSGGYIIIQPTEALTVIDVNSGSFTRSATARETVLWTNCEAATEIARQLRLRNVAGVIIVDFIDMDSHKDQLQVLEHFNKQLREDKARPQIAQLSELGLVELTRKRMGQNIYELFGHTCTTCGGLGHLVRLPGETTRNGEIAEPGAPVPVIPISNREVNRDREVNRELNREVNREVNREVSREVNREVNREVNREVRTIPYPNTPSVREVAPLENWQERNELSDFDPSEDESELDLFNHPSYQEQGIIPNNRRKRRRKIDDLPLRDELPKTNIRIPSRPSTFNESRPSTFNEFKRDLPLESEEQGNLEPYRHVVPEIERVEKPQRPRPSRQETEPPEIISIEMTPEEQDVYALMGVSPLIRVNRQIKNPKSVIIALVPPGESNTTETQTELPLELPRDTAVETTVRESATTEQPTVIEQPTVIEQPTAIEQPTVIEQPTIIEQPTAIASEITEPDATQIGEEQPLVSDVPDSDTTINRRRRRRSSAIASES from the coding sequence ATGCCAAAGCAAATAATTATCGCAGAGCAGCATCGGATAGCTGCCGTGTTTTCTGAAGATCAAATTCAAGAACTTGTTGTTGCCACTGGGAATCATCAAGTTGGCGACATTTATTTAGGTAGCGTTGAAAACGTCTTACCAGGGATAGATGCAGCATTTGTAAATATTGGAGATTCTGCGCGAAACGGCTTTATTCATGTCACTGATTTAGGACCATTACGACTCAAGCGCAGTGCTGGAGGAATTACTGAACTGCTGACACCACAGCAAAAAGTATTAGTCCAGGTAATGAAAGAGCCGACGGGGAATAAAGGACCTCGACTTACAGGCAACGTTACCTTGCCTGGTCGCTACGTGGTACTAATGCCCTATGGACGTGGTGTTAATCTCTCTAGAAGAATAAAAAGCGAACCTGAGCGCAACCGCCTGAGAGCCTTGGCAGTATTAATTAAGCCCGCCGGAATGGGACTATTAATCCGTACCGAAGCTGAGGGCAAAGCAGAAGAAGCAATTATTGAAGATTTAGAAACACTGCAAAAGCAGTGGGAATTAGTTCAGCAAGAAGCTAATTCTACTAGAGCGCCAGCACTACTTAATCGTGATGATGATTTTATTCAGCGTGTATTGCGGGATATGTACAGTGCCGATGTAAATCGGATTGTGGTTGATTCCAATACCGGAGTAAAGCGAGTCAAGCAACATATATTAAGTTGGAGTGGTGGTAAAGCGCCAGAAGGTGTATTAATTGACCATCACCGTGAGCGATTACCAGTTTTAGATTATTTCCGTGTCAATGCGGCGATTAGAGAAGCCCTCAAACCCAGAGTTGATTTGCCTTCCGGCGGTTATATCATCATTCAACCGACAGAAGCACTAACAGTAATTGATGTCAACTCCGGTTCTTTTACCCGTTCAGCAACAGCGCGGGAAACAGTTCTGTGGACAAATTGCGAAGCAGCAACAGAAATCGCTCGTCAGCTAAGGTTAAGAAATGTTGCTGGTGTGATTATTGTTGACTTCATTGATATGGACTCGCACAAAGACCAACTTCAGGTCTTAGAGCATTTTAATAAGCAACTCAGAGAAGACAAAGCTAGACCACAGATTGCTCAACTCTCGGAACTCGGCTTGGTTGAACTGACTCGCAAGCGCATGGGTCAAAATATCTATGAATTGTTTGGTCATACTTGTACAACCTGCGGTGGATTAGGTCATTTAGTACGCTTACCAGGTGAAACTACCCGTAATGGGGAAATTGCAGAACCTGGTGCGCCAGTACCTGTAATTCCAATTTCCAACAGAGAAGTAAATAGAGACAGAGAGGTAAATAGGGAACTAAATAGAGAGGTAAATAGAGAAGTAAATAGAGAGGTAAGTAGGGAAGTAAATAGAGAGGTAAATAGAGAAGTAAATAGGGAAGTAAGGACAATACCCTACCCCAACACCCCCAGTGTGCGGGAAGTTGCCCCATTAGAGAATTGGCAAGAACGCAACGAACTATCAGATTTTGATCCTTCAGAGGATGAATCAGAATTAGATTTGTTTAATCATCCTAGCTATCAAGAGCAAGGAATAATTCCTAACAATCGTCGTAAACGTCGGCGTAAGATTGATGATCTACCTTTAAGGGATGAACTACCTAAAACTAACATTCGTATCCCCTCTCGTCCCTCTACTTTTAATGAGTCTCGCCCTTCTACGTTTAATGAGTTCAAGCGAGATTTACCGTTAGAATCTGAGGAACAGGGAAATCTTGAGCCATATCGGCACGTTGTCCCAGAAATAGAACGGGTAGAGAAACCTCAGCGTCCTAGACCTTCTCGGCAAGAAACTGAACCCCCTGAGATTATCTCGATAGAGATGACACCGGAGGAACAAGATGTTTATGCTTTGATGGGTGTTTCTCCTCTAATCCGTGTAAATCGGCAAATTAAGAATCCCAAATCAGTAATTATCGCACTTGTTCCACCTGGAGAATCTAATACCACAGAGACACAAACAGAACTACCGTTAGAGTTGCCTAGAGATACTGCTGTGGAAACAACGGTTAGGGAATCAGCTACTACAGAACAGCCAACTGTAATAGAACAGCCAACTGTAATAGAACAGCCAACTGCAATAGAACAGCCAACTGTAATAGAACAGCCGACTATAATAGAACAGCCAACTGCGATCGCATCAGAAATTACTGAGCCAGATGCTACTCAGATAGGTGAGGAACAGCCGTTAGTTTCGGATGTACCTGATAGCGACACAACTATTAACCGTCGCCGTCGTCGTCGCTCATCTGCGATCGCATCAGAAAGTTAA
- a CDS encoding IscS subfamily cysteine desulfurase, with protein sequence MTNRPIYLDCHATTPVDQRVLEAMLPFFTENFGNPASINHIYGWEAEAAVKAARQTLADAINATPEEIIFTSGATEANNLAIKGVAEAYFSKGRHIITVQTEHNAVLDPCNYLRSLGFDITLLPVQPDGLLDLNQLEKAIRPDTILVSVMAANNEIGVLQPLAEIGAICRNANILFHTDAAQALGKIPLNVDAMKIDLLSMTGHKIYAPKGIGALYVRRRNPRVKLSPQLHGGGHERGMRSGTLYTPQIVGFAKAVEIALTEQESENQRLTQLRQRLWEQLSQLEGIYLNGHPTQRLAGNLNISVEGVDGAALLLGLQPVVAISSGSACTSTKTTPSHVLIALGRSEQLAYASLRFGIGRYNTEEEIDQVAQSAIATISSLRRQPLLNSSATH encoded by the coding sequence TTGACCAACCGCCCTATATACCTAGATTGCCACGCCACAACACCCGTCGATCAACGAGTGCTAGAGGCAATGTTACCTTTCTTTACAGAAAACTTCGGTAATCCCGCCAGCATTAATCATATATATGGATGGGAAGCAGAAGCTGCCGTTAAAGCTGCAAGACAAACCTTAGCTGATGCAATTAACGCTACCCCCGAAGAAATTATCTTTACCAGTGGCGCGACAGAAGCCAATAACTTAGCTATTAAAGGAGTCGCGGAAGCTTATTTCAGCAAAGGTCGTCATATAATTACTGTCCAAACCGAGCATAACGCGGTACTTGACCCTTGTAACTATTTGCGATCGCTCGGCTTCGATATCACCCTCCTACCAGTCCAGCCAGACGGACTCCTCGATTTAAACCAACTAGAAAAAGCTATCCGCCCTGACACAATTTTAGTTTCTGTCATGGCTGCCAATAACGAAATCGGTGTATTACAGCCATTAGCCGAAATAGGCGCAATTTGTCGCAACGCGAATATCCTCTTCCATACCGATGCTGCTCAAGCTCTTGGCAAAATCCCCCTAAATGTAGATGCGATGAAAATCGATCTATTATCCATGACTGGTCACAAAATTTATGCCCCCAAAGGTATCGGCGCATTATATGTCAGACGGCGCAACCCTAGAGTAAAGCTATCGCCTCAGTTACACGGCGGCGGACATGAACGAGGAATGCGATCGGGTACACTATATACACCCCAAATAGTAGGATTTGCCAAAGCCGTAGAAATAGCCTTAACAGAACAAGAATCAGAAAATCAACGCCTTACTCAACTACGTCAGCGACTCTGGGAACAATTAAGCCAACTTGAAGGAATTTATCTTAACGGGCATCCAACTCAGCGATTAGCAGGAAATTTAAATATTAGTGTCGAAGGAGTCGATGGTGCCGCGCTATTGCTAGGATTACAACCAGTAGTCGCTATTTCATCTGGATCAGCTTGCACTTCTACCAAAACTACCCCAAGTCATGTGTTAATAGCATTAGGACGCTCAGAACAATTAGCGTATGCTTCCTTACGATTTGGAATTGGCAGATATAACACAGAAGAAGAAATTGATCAAGTAGCCCAAAGTGCGATCGCAACTATTTCTAGTTTACGCCGACAACCATTGCTCAACAGTTCAGCAACCCACTAA
- the folK gene encoding 2-amino-4-hydroxy-6-hydroxymethyldihydropteridine diphosphokinase, with translation MNLGQDYKRCAIALGSNLGDSNTILKSALFTIANTPGVNLISQSSFYQTVPIGPPQPTYLNACAILEVKLNPDELLEKLLKIELEFGRVRTEYWGARTLDLDILLFDDLIWDTPTLQIPHPRMGERGFVLVPLAEIAPSWIEPRSGIAIAELLQAVDCSGVLGVI, from the coding sequence ATGAATTTAGGACAAGATTATAAACGTTGTGCGATCGCACTTGGTAGCAATTTGGGTGACTCTAATACCATCCTTAAATCTGCACTCTTCACTATTGCTAACACTCCAGGTGTTAACTTAATATCTCAGTCGAGTTTTTATCAAACTGTGCCTATTGGTCCACCGCAACCCACTTATTTAAATGCTTGTGCAATTTTAGAAGTTAAGTTAAATCCAGATGAGTTATTAGAAAAGTTATTAAAAATTGAATTAGAATTTGGGCGTGTGCGTACAGAATATTGGGGTGCTAGAACTCTCGATCTCGATATCTTATTATTTGATGATTTAATCTGGGATACGCCGACTCTCCAAATACCTCATCCGCGTATGGGGGAGAGAGGGTTTGTTTTAGTACCGTTGGCTGAAATTGCGCCAAGTTGGATTGAACCGAGGTCAGGAATTGCGATCGCAGAACTCTTACAAGCGGTAGACTGTTCTGGTGTTCTTGGAGTTATATAA
- a CDS encoding NUDIX hydrolase yields MSLGNEPPEILKQRLFYQGRKFAFDVNTLRLPNGVEGDWECVRHPGGALAIPVTPEGKLILVRQYRFATQGRLLEFPAGTIEANENPAETIKREIEEETGYRAHRWQKLGEFFLAPGYSDEIIYAFLAQDLERLETPPAQDDDEDIEIVLMTPQELEQAILAGEAVDAKSISSFFLARPFLGQE; encoded by the coding sequence ATGTCTCTGGGTAATGAACCGCCAGAAATTCTGAAACAGCGTTTATTTTATCAAGGTCGGAAATTCGCCTTTGATGTTAATACTCTCCGCTTACCTAATGGCGTGGAGGGTGATTGGGAATGTGTCCGTCATCCAGGTGGGGCTTTGGCTATACCTGTTACACCAGAAGGCAAACTGATTTTAGTACGACAGTATCGCTTTGCTACTCAAGGTAGGTTATTAGAGTTTCCCGCAGGAACTATAGAGGCAAACGAAAATCCTGCTGAAACAATTAAGCGAGAAATTGAGGAGGAAACAGGTTATCGCGCCCATCGTTGGCAAAAGTTAGGGGAGTTTTTCCTTGCTCCTGGCTATTCTGATGAAATTATTTATGCTTTTCTCGCACAAGATTTAGAACGCCTAGAAACTCCCCCCGCTCAGGATGATGATGAAGATATAGAAATAGTTTTAATGACTCCCCAAGAATTAGAGCAAGCAATATTAGCTGGCGAAGCGGTTGATGCTAAATCTATTTCTAGCTTTTTCTTGGCGCGTCCGTTTTTAGGGCAGGAGTAA
- a CDS encoding FAD-binding domain-containing protein, whose translation MSDLILFWHRRDLRISDNVGLAVARQQTQKVVGVFCLDPNILERDDVAPARVTYMIGCLESLQQRYAEVGSELLILFNEPTTAIPKLAESLNAKAVFWNWDVEPYAKERDRTILAALKEKGIATQNFWDQLLHSPEEIRSGSGQPYTIYTPFWKNWISKAKSTPAPALQNAIRLTDTEKEAARQAGVVELPTASYLGFIWNNNLVISPGEAAAQAKLATFCDRTIDQYQEQRNFPAVDGTSQLSAALKFGAIGIRTVWDAIATLYQNSPESAQASIQTWQQELAWREFYQHAIYNFPDLAKGAYREAFKDFPWNDNSEHFQAWCEGKTGYPIVDAAMRQMNTIGWMHNRCRMIVASFLTKDLLLNWQLGEKYFMQKLIDGDLSANNGGWQWSASSGMDPKPVRIFNPASQAQKFDLDGSYIRHWLPELSSVDTKLLITGNITPLERASLGYPAPIVDHNQQQREFKQRYQQQKL comes from the coding sequence ATGTCTGATTTAATCTTATTCTGGCATCGCCGTGATTTACGCATCTCAGATAACGTAGGGCTTGCAGTCGCCCGTCAGCAGACTCAAAAAGTAGTGGGAGTCTTCTGCCTCGACCCTAATATCTTGGAGCGAGATGACGTTGCACCAGCAAGAGTTACTTATATGATTGGCTGTTTAGAGTCCCTACAACAGCGTTATGCCGAAGTTGGTAGCGAGTTATTAATACTATTTAATGAACCAACAACAGCAATACCTAAGCTGGCAGAATCTCTTAACGCGAAAGCGGTATTCTGGAATTGGGATGTAGAACCTTATGCTAAAGAACGCGATCGCACTATCCTCGCAGCCTTAAAAGAAAAAGGCATTGCGACACAAAATTTTTGGGATCAACTCTTACATTCTCCAGAGGAAATTCGCTCAGGTTCCGGTCAGCCTTACACTATATATACGCCTTTTTGGAAAAACTGGATTAGTAAAGCTAAGTCTACCCCAGCGCCCGCATTACAAAATGCCATAAGGTTAACTGACACGGAAAAAGAAGCAGCGCGACAAGCTGGAGTTGTAGAATTACCAACTGCTTCATATTTAGGCTTTATTTGGAATAATAATTTAGTAATTTCACCAGGGGAAGCAGCAGCACAAGCGAAATTAGCTACATTTTGCGATCGCACTATCGATCAATACCAAGAACAACGTAATTTTCCCGCCGTTGACGGTACATCTCAACTAAGTGCTGCTTTAAAATTTGGTGCTATTGGTATCCGTACTGTTTGGGATGCGATCGCAACTTTATATCAAAACAGCCCTGAATCAGCACAAGCCAGCATTCAAACTTGGCAGCAAGAATTAGCATGGCGGGAATTTTATCAACACGCCATCTATAATTTCCCTGACTTAGCAAAAGGCGCTTATCGAGAAGCTTTTAAAGACTTCCCTTGGAATGACAACTCAGAACATTTCCAAGCTTGGTGTGAAGGTAAAACTGGATATCCCATCGTTGATGCTGCGATGCGACAAATGAATACTATCGGCTGGATGCACAACAGATGTCGGATGATTGTCGCTAGTTTCCTGACTAAAGATTTGCTGCTTAATTGGCAGTTGGGAGAAAAGTACTTTATGCAAAAGCTAATTGATGGCGACTTGTCAGCTAATAATGGGGGTTGGCAGTGGAGTGCATCTAGTGGGATGGACCCTAAACCTGTGCGAATTTTTAATCCAGCTAGTCAAGCTCAAAAATTTGATTTAGATGGCTCATACATCCGCCATTGGTTGCCAGAATTAAGTTCTGTTGATACTAAGTTACTAATTACTGGTAATATCACACCTTTAGAACGGGCATCTTTAGGTTATCCTGCCCCAATTGTCGATCACAATCAGCAACAACGGGAGTTTAAACAACGCTATCAACAGCAAAAATTATAA
- the purD gene encoding phosphoribosylamine--glycine ligase, producing MKVLLVGNGGREHALASKLLQSGKVQQIICVPGNGGTAAMDRCQNLSLRVDDFEGIGRCVSVHNISMVVVGPELPLSLGITDYLKRKNVQVFGPSKEGAQIESSKSWAKALMDEAGIVTARSKTFTDAMEAKAYVALQGAPIVVKADGLAAGKGVVVAATVEEAQAAIDELFENNYRTLVIEEYLTGQEVSVLALTDGLTIRPLLPAQDHKRIGDGDTGANTGGMGAYSPAPIATPELMERIGKEVLEPAIATLKSRNIDYRGILYAGLMITPAGEPKVLEFNCRFGDPETQAILPLLETPLEDLLLACAEQRLAQQPPLVWKSGVSTCVVIAAGGYPGNYQKGREITGIGEAEALGADVFHAGTQVKQQKLVTDGGRVLGVTAIGDNFEEAIAQAYAAVDCIKFDEMYYRRDIGDRVRKS from the coding sequence TTGAAAGTTTTATTAGTTGGTAATGGCGGGCGCGAACACGCCTTAGCGTCTAAACTGCTGCAGTCTGGGAAGGTTCAGCAGATTATCTGTGTCCCTGGAAATGGTGGAACTGCGGCAATGGATCGTTGTCAAAATCTATCTCTCAGGGTAGATGATTTTGAAGGCATCGGCAGATGTGTCTCAGTCCACAATATCTCGATGGTTGTGGTTGGTCCAGAATTGCCATTATCTTTAGGAATTACAGATTACTTGAAGCGTAAAAATGTCCAGGTATTTGGTCCAAGTAAGGAAGGGGCGCAAATTGAGTCGAGTAAGTCTTGGGCTAAGGCTTTAATGGATGAAGCTGGAATTGTGACAGCGCGTTCAAAAACTTTTACAGATGCTATGGAGGCAAAAGCTTATGTAGCTTTACAAGGTGCGCCAATTGTTGTTAAGGCTGATGGTTTGGCAGCAGGTAAGGGAGTAGTTGTAGCTGCGACGGTGGAAGAAGCGCAAGCGGCAATTGATGAGTTGTTTGAAAATAATTATCGTACTCTGGTAATTGAAGAATATTTGACAGGTCAAGAAGTCTCTGTTTTAGCTTTAACAGATGGGTTGACAATTCGCCCATTACTTCCTGCTCAAGATCATAAACGTATTGGTGATGGAGATACTGGAGCAAATACAGGTGGGATGGGTGCATACTCACCAGCACCAATTGCTACGCCTGAGTTAATGGAACGTATTGGGAAGGAAGTTTTAGAACCTGCGATCGCTACGTTAAAATCTAGAAATATTGACTACCGAGGTATCCTCTATGCTGGTTTGATGATTACGCCAGCAGGTGAGCCGAAAGTGCTGGAATTTAACTGTCGTTTTGGAGATCCAGAAACTCAAGCAATTTTACCTTTATTGGAAACACCCTTAGAAGATTTATTGTTAGCTTGTGCGGAACAACGTCTAGCACAACAACCTCCTCTTGTTTGGAAGTCAGGGGTTTCTACCTGTGTTGTCATTGCTGCGGGTGGATATCCTGGTAATTATCAAAAAGGAAGAGAAATTACAGGGATAGGGGAAGCGGAAGCATTAGGCGCTGATGTTTTTCATGCTGGTACTCAAGTTAAGCAGCAAAAATTAGTCACCGATGGCGGTCGAGTTTTAGGCGTGACAGCTATTGGGGATAATTTTGAGGAAGCGATCGCACAAGCTTATGCCGCAGTAGACTGTATTAAGTTTGATGAAATGTATTATCGCCGTGATATTGGCGATCGTGTCCGCAAATCTTAA